In Novosphingobium kaempferiae, the DNA window CATTGCGTGTCGCATTGCCCGCCGCGCAGGCTTGAGGGGGGTCTGGTCGACCGACCGCCCACGCCCCTACTCCATCGCCGCAGCATGGCAGGACAAAGATCGCACCTATCTGCAACGCGCAGCCGATCACGCAGACATCGTCATCGCCGACTATGCATTTCAGGCAGAGGCGTTCATGCATTTCGTCAATCGGCCATCCGCCATCGTTATGCACGACCTGTTTCATCGGCGCGATGCGCAGCCGGATGTGACGGACTCCGTGGCAAAACTCGGGAAGGACGATGAGATCGCCTTGCTGGCCAAGGCGGATGCCGTCATCGCCATCCAGTCCAGCGAGGCGCATTTCATTCTGGATAATGTGCCCGGCAGTTCAGCGATCCTCGCCCCAATGGCGGTGAATACGGTGTCGGACGTGCAGCCGGGCAAGAATGGTCGCCTGCTATTTGTGGGCAGCAATACGGCGCCCAACGTCGTTGGTCTGGAATGGTTTTTCCGGGATGTATGGCCTCTGGTCAAAGCGCATTCTCCATCCGCAACGCTGGACATCGCGGGCACCGTGAACGCGGGCTTTGCCGAAACAGCGCCGGCAGGCGTCGGTTTCCTCGGTCTAGTGGACGATCTGACCTCGCTGTATACCGATGCCGCGATCGTCATATCCCCTCTGACATTCGGTTCGGGGCTCAAGATCAAGCTGGTCGAAGCCATGGCGAACGGAAAAGCCGTCGTCGCCACCGGAGTCACCCTGCAAGGCGTCGAAGCCGAATGCGACGGAGCGGTGATACGCGCCGACACCGGAGTGCAGTTCGCCGAAGCGATCGTAACGCTGCTCGATGACGACCATCGGCGCATCGCACTCGCTCGCGCAGCGCTTTGCGCGGCTAAGACCCATTTCTCGGCTCCTGCGTGCCACGCCGAATTCATCGCCTGGCTGGAGAGCAGTCGGCCCACCTGCAGCATCGAACCGGGCATCACCGAGTGATGAGCGCGCCGCCCCGCCTTGCCATGCCCCTGCTCTGGTCGACGGCCTCAAGCCTCGGCACGCAGGCTTTGTCGTTCCTGACCTTTGCGGTTCTGGCCAGACTCCTCGGCGCGCCAGCATTCGGTTTGGTGGCACTGGCTGCGCTCTTCATAGACTTGCTGTTGGTAGTCAGCAATGCAGGCATCAACGAAGCCGTGATACAGCGCCGCGACCTTACCGAGGAAGATGCGGCCACGGCGTTTTGGGCTAATCTTGGGTGTGGATTGGTCTTCTGTCTTGCGGTTATCGCGGCTGCGCCCGTTATCTCGCACGCCTTCGGACAGCCGGCACTTGCGTCGATAGTCAGGGCTCTGGCCTGCATTTTCGTCATCACGCCGCTCGGCGCCATTCATACTGCGCGGCTGGCGCGGGATTTGCGGTTTCGTTCGATCGCGTCGCGCAATGTCGCCGCTTCGCTGGCGGGAGCGGCAATAGGGTTGCCGCTGGCCTTCGCCGGATATGGAGTATGGGCGCTTGTTGGGCAGCGCATCGCCGCGGCTCTGGCCCTGGCGACCAGTGCCTGGGTCAGCACGCGATGGTTGCCCAAGTGGCGCTTTCGATGGAGCACTTGCAAACAGTTGCTCAGGTTCGGTGGCTATATCGGCTTGTCCGGGACGCTGAACCAGCTCAATATCCGCATCGCCGAGATTATTTCCGGCGCATTGGTCGGACCGATTGCGGTAGCATTCATACGTGCCGGATCCCGGATCGTCGAAGTCCTCAATCAGGTCACCTACATGCCATTCCAGCAGATCGCGATGCCGGTGCTGGCACGCAATGCGCATGATCGACAGGCCATCCGGGCAACCTACCTTCGGCTAAGCCGTCTTTCGGCGTTCATCATGTTCCCGGCCTTTCTGGGCAGTTTCGCGCTGGCTCCGCAGATCGTCGCTCTGGTCTTCGGCGAAGGTTGGGAGCCGGTTGCCGATGCCTTGCGGATTTTTGCCTGCGCTGTCGTTGCATCGCAAATCAACAACCTGATCCTCGCGGCCATCACCGCTGCGGGCGCATCCCGGACGGTCCTGTCGTGGACCACGACCCAGATCTGTCTGGGAAGCCTTGCCGCAATCGCGGTTCACGGACTGGGCTGGCAGGCCATGCTGATTACCGGCGTCGCACGGGGCTATCTGGTTCTGCCGTATGGTTTCTATCTGCTGCATCGGCACGCCGATGTAGGCTTCAAGGATGTGCTTCGCAGCATTCGCCCCGCGCTGGTAAGCGCCATACTTATGGCCTGTGTCGTACTTGCAGGCGTCAACGCCTGCGAGGCGGCAATTCCCGATGTGCAGGTCGTAGCGTTGTGGTTACCGGCCGGCGCGATGACCTATTTTGTCGTTTATATCTGGCAGGATCGCGAAATCGTCCAACAGGTACGCGCAATGGTCAACCTGAAGATGAGACGAGCACCCGCCGCTGACGCATCAAGCTGAACGCCTGACCGCATGCAGCATTCCGCTCCAACTGCCGCCTAGGTTCCAGCCAATACGCGCACGGCGCGCCGCGCCCGTTGAAAGGGAGAAGGCCGACGAGCTGCCCATAGATCCTCTATATCGGCATCGGCAAGTCTGGTCAGCGTGAAGAAATGTTCGATATCCTGCAGCAACGTGTGCAGCCGTGCAGACACTTCTTGCGCACTATAGTTCTGGAACCATGCCCCCAACGGAGGAGCGGGTCTCCTTTCCTGAACAGCTTTCAGGACAGCCGCCACGTCCCATGCCAGGGAATGAACGCGAATCTTCCGACAGTTGAAGCCCGGATCGAGGTAGTCCGCCAAAGCGTCGTTGAGACTTGAAAATACCACGCACCCCTGCCCGAGCGCTTCAAGTGGCGGCAGGCCGAAGCCCTCGGTTGCGCCGACGTCTGCCCAATGTTCCAGAGAATCGTAGAGGTAGACTTTGGAGCGCCGGAACCACGCCGAAAGATCATCTACCCACCCATCAAGTACGGTGACGCGGCATTGTGACTGCAGCGCGGGAACGAGCCGGTCAAGCAGGTAGCGTGAGGATTTGCGCACCTGCACCAGCACATCGATGTCCCGCTCCCCGCCGTAGTTCGGCCAACCCGGTTCCACGATGTTCGGAAGGTAAGCAATATAGGAATTGGGCGCGTGACGTCCCCAATAGGCCATGGAATGACGGCTGACGCACAGGATCGGCACTCGCGGTGGCATGGCCATCCTCCAACCCGTGCTGTGGGCCACATAGATCACGTCACGACGCTCCAGCTTTTCCAGCAATGCTGCAATATCCGGGCCCCAATGGATCACGAATATAGGTGCGTCCGTGCTGCCGGCAGCACCGATCGGGTGCATTGCCAGAACGTCATCGATATGCAGTCCGCCTTCGACGCGCTCGCGATAATATGCCGCGCTTGCAACACGCAGCGTGCCGCAGATGGTCAGGAAGCGCGCTTGCGCGGAATTTCCGCCGACATCGAGGCGACCGTCGGGAAACAGGAATATCAAAGGGCGCATCGCTACTCCATCAGCCATTGGGAATGGCGGTTTGCGCGGGTCGGAGTACCGCAGACGGTAAATCGACGAGTGCAGTCTCCGGGCTGAACGATCTGCCCTGCCGTCGTATCGCATCGAATAGTCCGAGGCGCTTGAGCAGGCTCTCCGTAAGGCTCGACAGCATAAGCCTGCGCGCGTCACGATGAGGCGCGACAAGCCGTATCGCCTCGATCAGCCTGCCGTTCCGCGATGCATCCAGAGCCTCGACCTGTCGCCGCGCGCCTTCAAGGTTCTCCACGCGGGCACGCAACTGTTCGGCCAGATGCCCGTCATGAGCGCTATAGGCCCGAGTCGCATCAAGCAGCGCGCGAAGGTCCGGGGACGTCAAGCGATGCGAAGTGGAGCCCGAATGCTTGCGATAGCAATACGTCGCCTGCGGCATGAAGCGATAACGCGCGCCAGCAAGCATTGCCCGCAAAACAAGGTCGAAATCCTCCCCTATCCGCAGGCGTTCATCGTAGACGATTGCATGACGCCGGAGAAACGTGAGGTCAAACAAAGGCTTGAGGTAACCAAGCGAGATATCGCGCGCGCCGATCATGCCGCGCCGGACGAACTCTGCTGGCCCTATGTTGCGCGCCGTCTGCCAGGTCGGGCCTTGCGCGAAGATGTGTGTACGGATCACGTCGCGATCCTGTTCGAATTCAACCATGTTGGCGGCGCAAATATGTGCTCCGTCCCTTGACTGACCGGCTACGAGCCGTTCCAAATGGTGCGGATCCAGAATATCGTCGCTATCCACGATCGCGGCGAAGCGCCCTCGCGCGGCATTCAGGCTTGCATTGCGGACCGCACTGAGCCCCTTGCAGGGACCGTCGAGCACACGGATCCGTTCATCCACCTCCGCATGGGCACGCGCCAGTTGAGCGGTCGCATCCGAAGAGCCATCATCGACGACGACGATCTCGATATCCGTGAACGTCTGGGCACGCACGGAGAGGATCGCCTCATCAATGAACAGTGCCGCGTCGCGGGCTACCATGAGAACTGAAACGAAAGGGGCTGCCATCGCACCTCCGCCACGGGCAAGCCGTTGCCCTACTGAACTCCGAAAGAACTAGCGTTTCGGATGCGGGCAGCGAACCGCAAAGTCATCCATTTCGGACGCAGAACCAGGGAGCGGCAGGTACGACAGGCAATCGCCCGTGGACTGTTTGGTCTGCGTTGCGCCCCTAGCCATTCTAACCGCTTGAGTCGGCTTGAATGCACTGCAACATTATCCCTGCCCAGGACGAAAGCGCCGGACGCGATCCGGCGGCTTCGACCATGTGGCGGGAAATGGGATGTGAAAGCGATGCAGCATGAAGAAACGGCCGATCTGCCTTACCTGCGCAAGGTCGTGGGGGCGTCGATGGCAGGCACGGTCGTCGAATGGTACGAGTTCTTTCTCTACGGCACGGCGGCCACGCTCATTTTCGGCAAGCTGTTCTTTCCTGCCACTGGTAACGATCTTGACGGCGTGATCGCCGCCTTTGCGACATATGCCGTGGGCTTCATCGCCCGCCCGCTCGGCGGCGTTGTCTTCGGGCATATCGGTGACAGGATCGGTCGCAAGTCGCTGCTGCAGTTCAGCCTGCTGCTCATCGGCTTCTCTACATTCCTCATGGGATGCCTGCCGACTTTTGGCGCCATCGGATACTGGGCACCGGTGCTGCTGGTGCTGCTGCGCTTCGTCCAGGGGTTCGCGCTCGGCGGCGAATGGGGCGGAGCGGTGCTGCTGGTGGCGGAACACAGCCCCAACCACAGCCGCGCCTTTTGGGGCAGTTTCCCGCAGGCAGGCGTGCCGCTCGGCAACCTGCTGGCGACAGTGGTGCTGCTCGTCCTTTCGGCCACGTTGACGGATGGCCAGTTCCTTTCGTGGGGCTGGCGCATCGGTTTCTGGCTGTCGGCGGTGATCGTCGGGATCGGGTACTACATCCGCACGCAGGTTACCGATTCACCGATCTTCGAGGCCGCCAAGGCTGAAGCCGAAGAGCGCGCCCACGAGGATTATGGCCTTAGCGAAGTCTTCCGCCGTTACCCGCGAGGCGTGTTCACCGCGATGGGCCTGCGCGTCGGTGAGAACATCCTCTATTACATGGTCGTCACGTTCTCGATCACGTACCTCGCCCATATCGGGGTCGATACCACGGAAATCCTCGCGCTGCTGTTCTGCGCCCACATCCTGCATGTTGTGCTCATCCCCATGTTCGGGGCGATGGCGGACCGGATCGGACGCAGGCCGGTCTACATGCTCGGGGCTGCGTTGACCATCGCCTGGCCCTTCGCCGCCTTCCCGATGTTCAATAGCGCCAGCACCGTCGTCGTGCTGGGGGGCATTTTCCTCGGCATGTTCGTCCACGCCCTGATGTACGCGCCGCAACCCGCGATCATGGCGGAGATGTTCCCGACCCGAATGCGCTACTCGGGCGTGTCGCTGGGCTATCAGGTGACCGCGATATTCGCAGGTTCGTGGGCGCCGCTCATCGGCACCACGCTGCTTCGCGAGTACGATGACTGGCTGCCCATCGCGTTCTACGTCGCGGCGGCCGGAGCGATCAGTCTGATTTCGGCGCTCATCATGGTGGAGAGCAAGGGCGTGTCGCTTCTCGCCATCGACCGTGAAGACCAGATGAGGCTCAACGCGGCTTCATCCTGACTTCTCGCTGCTGCCGACAGGAAAGTATCCAAAGCCCAGGGCGGCAAAGAGCATGATCGTCGGTGCGACGAGCGCCGCCGGGCGGATCGGCTCCACCGGCGATTTGCTCAACTCGAGTACGAGATAGGAGAGCCAGAAGCAGGTCGGCAGCGAGGGCGTGAGAACGAACCGGCGGAGCAGCGCCGCGATGCCGCACAGCCAGGTCGCGAGGAGAACGCCGAGGCCGAGGTAGCCCGTCTCCACGATGGTCTGGATATAGCTGTTGTGGAACGAGAAGGCGGTGCCTTCCTGCCGCACGCCGAAATAGCGCCACAGTCCGATCGCGTCGGCATTGGCCGGGGTCCAGAAGCCGAAGTAACCGGTGCCCAGCCACGGTCTCTCGGCGATGATGTATTCCGCTCGATACCATAGGTAGCCCCGGCCGGTAAGGCCCGCATCCTTGTCGGACATCTCCGTCACCATGGCGAGCAGGGAATCGAAGAATGTCGCGCCCAGCGCCAGCGCGGCCAGCAGAGCGACAGTGAACCCGATTTTCACCGCTGGCGAGCATCGGCGCAGTAGCAGCATCGCGAATAGCAATCCTCCCGCCACCGCGAGCGAGGCGACGGCTCCTGCCGACCGCGCTCGCTCGGTAGCGACGAGGCAGGCCAGCGCGACGATGGCGCATAACCCGGCTCGCCCGAAAGCGCGCCTTTCGAGACAAAGCGCTGCCACCGCAATGGCAAGCAATGCGGCGGTGGCGGCACTATCGGCAAAGTAGTTCTTCGCCTCACCGCCCAGCCCGACCAGTGCCGGTATCCCGTCGATCCCGTCAGGCTGGGAATGACCGGCAACCAGCGAAGCGGCGGTATAGCCCGCGAATACCCCGAACAGCCCGAGCAGGACGATGCGGGGTCGCACGGCTTGCGAAAGCAGCAGGCCTGCAAAAGCGGTCAGCGTCATCTGTATTGCCGCACGGCCTGTCACCATCGGATAGATAGCCCATGCAACCGAGATCAAGGCCAATGCCGGATAGGCAAGTTGCGGGGAGCAACGCTTCAAAACGTTACGACACTGATCGACGCGCAGGGCGGCGTAGAGGCACATCAGCATCAACCCGAAGCCGGCACCTGCCGTACCCAGATTGGCCGGTATCCGCGAAAGCACTATGAGCGCCGCAAAGGCGCCGTCCTGAACGGCGCGCCCCGCCAGCGGGTTGACGATGCGAACAGGCCGCCTTGTCGCCAAGGAGGCCGAGTTCATCGGGCCGTTTCCGGCTGCCCGCCAATCGGCACGCGGTTTCGGAGAGCCTTCAATCTATCCACCCATCGTCGCGCATTTCTTCCGAGCGACAGTTCGACCCAGCGGTGCGTCATGACCGCAACGAGAATTGCGCTGGCGAATGCTCCGACAATCAGGAACGGTGCGAAGGCGGGCAACAGAAGACCGGAGTGCTTCGCCGCCAGTATCCATGCCTGCGTCACGAAGGGATGCGTCAGATACAGCGCATAGCTGGCGGCTCCGAGCATCTGCGCCGGCCGCCATGTGATCGATAGCCCGCCCCGCTCCGCCACGAGCGCGGCGAGCATTACAGCACAGGCTGGGACCAACGATACCGGCCATCCCTCGGGAAATGGCCATTGGGCCGTCCAGATCAGCACGACCAAAGCCACGACGCCACTAAATGTGGCGAACCGGGCCATACTTCGGGATACCGGCAACCGTGGATACACCCAACCCAGCACCATGCCCGCTGCGAATTCCAGCAGGATGGGCTGGGTGAGAAATTGGAGTTCGGGCCGCATGGCTTGTCGCAGCAATGCTCCCAGCAGTACCGCGAAGCCGAGCATTCCTACACCGCACAACACGCGGCGACCGGTGTCTCTGACAGTCAATCCGACCGCGAAGACAAGATAGAACGCCATCTCGAAATTGAGCGACCAGCCCACGAAAAGGATCGGGCGCATCGTCCCGTCGACCCGCTCGTAGGGGATGAACAGAAGCGAGCGCAGCAACGCGCCCCAGTCTGCCTGCGTCGTGCCCAGCAGCGCGGGCCGGATCAGAGCGACCGCGAACAGGCAGAATGTCAGCGTCCAGTAGAGCGGCGCAATCCGCAGCAACCGGTCCAGCATGAAACGCCCCGGAGAGATCGCACGTCCCGAAGTCGCGTGAATCATGATGAAGCCGCTGATGACGAAGAACAGATCCACGCCGACCGCGAAGAGATCGAACACGCCTTTTCCCAGCCCCAGCGGGCGACCGAGCGCCTCCAGATGGACGACCACGACCAGCAATGCCGCCAGTGCCCGCAAGGCCTGTATGTTGAAGAGCATGCACCGAACGCCTCGAAGCCGAGGTACAGGAACGTACCCCGGCTTCGATACATGTCCCCGGCGGCAGGGTCGACGCCGCCGCCGGGAAGACTGCTTCGTTTTGGACGAAGTTGTCGGCGCCTCAGGCCATCAGCCCCAGCGAAGAACTGTAGTCGCCGCTGCTCATGAAGGTGATGTCCGACATTGCGAAGTTCGCGTCGCCGGCAAGTGTGATCTTGTCCGTACCGATTGAAACAACCGTCGCGTTGGCGGTGTGTGCGATGGACACCGCGCCAGAGTTCACGTTGACGAGGACGAGCTTGTCGACGCCATGCTGGAAATCGGTCACGGTGTCCTTGCCGTAGCCCGTGCCGAACACGAAGGTGTCCGCACCCGCGCCACCGGTAAGGGTATCGTCCCCGACGCCGCCGTTCAGCACGTCGTTGCCAAGGCCGCCGTCGAGCAGGTCGTTCCCGGCCCAGCCGAACAGCTTGTTGGCGCCGTCATTGCCGTAGATGCGGTTGCCCAGCGTGTTCCCCGCTCCGTTGATCACGGCGCTGCCGGTCAGGCGCAGCGTCTCAACATTGGCCGGCAGCGTGAAGCTGACCGAGGACATCACGGTATCGGTGCCCTCGTTCGCCTGCTCGATCACGCGGTCCCCGGCTGCATCGACGATGTAGATGTCGTCTCCCTTGCCGCCGACCAGCGTGTCATTGCCTGCCCCGCCATCCAGGTAGTCGTTGCCGTCCATGCCGGTCAGCACGTTGTTGCCACCGTTGCCGACGATACGATTATCGCCCGCATTGCCGGTGGCGTTGATGTTGGCAGTGCCATCGAGACGCAGGTTTTCGACATTGATGGAGAGCGTGTAGCTTACCGAGCTGACGACCAGGTCGCTGCCCTCCTTGGCGTACTCGACGATCTTCACCGCGCTGTTGTCGACGCGATAGATGTCGTCGCCGGCCCCGCCGATCAGCACATCGGCCCCGCCGGCGCCATCGAGGTAGTCATTGCCTCCAAGGCCCTTCAGCATGTTGACGGCGCTGTTGCCGATCAGCCGGTTGCCGAGCGCATTGCCGGTGCCGTCGAGGGCCTTGTCGCCGGTCAGCGTCAAGTTCTCCACGTTGTCGCCAAGGACGTAGCTGTCGCTGGCGAGAACGGTGTCGATCCCCCCGTTTACCGCCTCGATCACCTTGTCCAGCTTCGAGCTGACACGGAAGGTGTCGTTGCCCGCAGTGCCGGTGTAGATCTTGCCCGTCGTTGTGCCGGTTGGCGACGAAGGGGGCGTCGGCGTGGTCGGAACCGTCTTGGGCTCATCGGTCGTCGGCGTCGGAATGATCGGCGGTGAAGTCGTGCCCGAAGAGCCACCCGGCGTATAGGTAACATGCTTGCCGTTGGTCGTCGTCGAGACGGTGTCGCCGGTACGATAGGCGCGGATATAGTCGATCTTCATCTCGCCGGTCGGAGTGCTGGCGTCGCTCGGGCCGCTCCAGCTGTCCTTGCCGCCGACCGCGAGGTTGACGAGCATGTACATCTCCTTCTGCATCGCCTTGGGCGTCGCCTGGCGCGCCACTTCGACGCCATCGATGTAGTAGACGATCCGGTCGGCGTTCCAGTCGACGCCATAGGTATGCATCTTCGTGGTATCGACGACTGCGCGGTCCTGCGCCTCCAGCGTCTTGCCCGGCGTCGAGGTGCCGTGCGTCGACATGTAGAGCACGTTCGGATCCTTGCCGTGCTGCTCGAAGATGTCGAGTTCGGGCGGCCAGCTGTTGTCAGTCGGCAGCAACCAGAACGCAGGCCAGAAGCCGTTTCCGGCAGGCATCTGCGCACGGATCTCGAAGTAGCCGTACTGCTGCGCGAAGGTGAACTTCGTGGTCAGCAGGCCCGAGGTCCAGGTGTGGCCGTCCATATAGGGCAGGATGTCGGCGCTGGCCCGCTCGGCCTTGATGGTCAGGATGCCGTCGTCGATCGAGAACGGGTTGACGCCCAGCGCCTTCTTGCCGGTGCCGCCCCAATCCTCATCGAAATAGAGCTGCGCTTCGGTGCGCAGGGTACGGCTGGCGACTGTGCCAGGGCCGCCGTTGCCGAACTCGGTGCGCCAGGTGCCGCCCTTCGAATAGAGGCTGAGCGCGTTGAATTCGTCACCGAAGCTCTGGACCAGGCCGCTGCGGTTGAGTTCGTAGGTGAAGTCGGTCGAGACGAGGCTTGCCGCCTTCACGTCGCGCAGGATCAGATCCTCGCCATTGGCGAAGTGCAGGACCGTGTCGTTGCCGACCTGCCTGGCCATCGACTGGACCTGTCCGAAGCTGGTCACCCCGTACCCGCCGAGCCGGATTTTGTCGACGCCGGTAGCGAAGTCCATGATGACGTCGCTGCCGTTGCCGGCGGTTACGATGAAGGTGTCCTTGCCGGCGCCTCCAATCAGGACGTCGTTGCCCGCGCCGCCGTTGAGCTGCTGCGCATATTCGTTGCCGACGATGACGTTGTCGAGGTCGTTGCCGCCGCCGTACCAGGCCTGGTTGCCTTCGAGGAGCAGGTTTTCGACGTTGGCGCCGAGGATGTGATAGACTGAAGAGCGGACCGTATCGATACCCTCGCCGCGGGCCTCGAACACTTTGTCCTTCTCGGACGAGATGATGTAGGTGTCGTCACCGAGCCCGCCATAATAGCTGTCGCCGCCGCCATACCCGCGCATCACGTCGGCCTTGGCCGAACCGTTGAGCGTGTCTGCGGCCGACGTTCCGAAATAGGCGTTTACGGAAGCCGAAGAGCTATTAAGTAAAACCCCAAATGCGTTTTTATAGGAAAAAGCCATTATCTAAATCCCCGTCAAGCAAGCCCAATTGCTTCGCTGCTGTGTGGGGATTGATAGAATCGCTATTCACAATCCTGACATAAGGACTCTGGTAAATGCAATTTAATCGATTGCAGAAATCGAGTTATTATTGCCTGAAAATCGAATCATGGAGACTCTTGAGAAAAATCTTTGATAGACGTTCTTTCTCCGCTCTCCGATTTCGGCCAAGCAGAACATCAGCATCACCGTCAGCGCGGTAGCTGCAAAGCCGCGCGTCAGGGAACCCACGCTTGCCGGCCAGATGGCAACGATCAGCACCATGACCGGCAGATGTGCGATATAGAGCGTGAAACTTGCTCCCGCGCAGTACCGGACCAGCGCTTCCACCCGCCCCGGCCAGATCGGCCGGTCTCCCGCCGCCGCAGAGAACACGACAATCGCAGCGCCTGTCAGCACACAGAGGCCCAGATAGTAGCCCATGCTCGCTGCCATGGCGGCCGGCTCACCCCATTCGAAAAGAGGCATGGCAACGATGGCGCACCATCTGCGCCATGCGAAAGCCAACAGTCCAATGAGCACAAGCGCGACGGCACCCGGGACGGGGCGAATGGCGAAACCTTTTTGCACTGCCGCCCAGGCCGCAACGCCGATCAGCCACAACGGAAACGCAAGTACGATCCGCGGCCCGCAGGCCAGGGCCCATACGAGCACCAGCGCCCAGCGCCAGTGCCCGCGAACATAGAACAGTGCTGCAAAGCCGACGTAGTACGCAACCTCGAAGCCCAGCGACCAGAAAGGTGCCCCAGTCGAGACAAGGCTGCGGTTGAACCAGATCTCGTTAGTGAAAGTAAGGTAGCGCAGCATGCCCCACCAACCCGGCGCCTCACCGATCACCGCGCCGCTCGAGACATGCCCGCCGACCCCGTATACTCTCGGTGCCAGCGTGACAATGATCGCATAGCACACGAGCATCACGACGAGCGCCAGCGGCACCACCGAGTACATCCTCAGTGCCCGCGCCTTGGCAAAGGATCGCCAGTCACGCTCCTTGTGCTGGGTAACGAAGGCGATGACAAAGCCCGAGAGCACGAAAAAGATCGCCACCCCCTCCTTCGCGCTATGCCCGAGCATGGCTGGCAGATGCATCTTGTAGACCTCTCCGGCATGACCGACGAGGACGAGCAAGGCCGCGAACAGCCGCAGCAGGTCCAGAAAAACGGACAAGTTCCTGGTCAAGGTGAGTCCCCAATTGGCTGCACCACACCCCGACGAACACCCTCCGTCTCTCTCCAGGGGCATGATACAGCAGCTCCGAGAGATCAGGTTAAAGTTTGAAGTGGCGAGTCCTCAATCAGAAGTGCATCCGAAATACAGCCAGTTATCGAGTGAAGGTTGCCGCCTTGCGCAAGCATTTAAAGCCGGTCAGGAGGCGCAGGCAATCACCAGCAGCAAGATCTGCCGCTAATCGCTTACCGCTCCCACGAACCACCCGCACTTCAAGTTGAAGCGCTCAGGTTGTCAGCATAGCCCGCGCGCCATGGCGCCGCGCCAACGCCTGCAAGCGCACAAGCATTTCATCCCGCAAAGACTCACGCTTGCCGGGATTGCTGAGAAACGGATCGAGCTTGGCAAGGTCCGACAGGGCCTGTGCAGTACGCCCGACGTTATAGCCCAGCATGCGCCGGAACGCCGGCAACTCTTCGAGTACACGTTTAGCCTGCGCCTTGAGAAACGGGGGCTGCGCGTTCGACACGATCCGATTGCGGAACTCCGCGAATGCCGCCTCCGCATCCAGCCTCACCATTGCGCCGAAGGGCTCGGCCCGCTTGCCAAAACGGAAAAGTTGTATGGGGTCAGGCGGCGGCACCAGAACGACATCGACCGTCAGTTCGAGCGATGCCGTCCAATCCGCCCATTTCGCGGTCGAGAAGTTCCGCGATACTGCAAAAGGTCGCCATGGCACCCCAAACGCATCGGCAAGAATCGCCCCGTGAAGCGATTCCGTAAGGACCAGCCTGGCGCCGGCCAGCGCTCGGATAACATTTTCCGGCGTCCCACGCGGATCGACGAGATCGAAGCCAGCCGCCTGCACTGCATCAGCCCACCCGGGAAAGGCGATGGTCTCGTAATGTGGAACCACGACCGGACGCCGCGAAACGCCAGACATCGGCGGACGAAAGCCATCGATCATGGTTGCCAGAATGGCGCCATCGGTCAACGCGCAACCCGCATCGATACCCAGCACCCGCGCCGTGATCGGACCTCTTACGCAGTGATACTCAACCTCGCAGTCCTGCCAGCGCTCAATACCGGTGTAGCCCGCGCCGCTTGAGAACACATGCAATGCACGATGTTGCCCCGGATCGATACCGACGATGGTGCCGATGCCCACAAAAGCGCGAACATCGCCGTCCTCCACTTCTCCACTGAACAGGCTCGGCACGATTTCAGGCCAAAGCACCGGGTTGAGGTCGTCACCGAAATTCGGGACAGCTGGCTTGTATCGAAGCATCTTCATCGTTTCTGCCTCGTGACGCGAGGGCGCGCAAAACGATGGCCTCGCCCCCGCCACATGGGCGCGCTTCGAATCACGCAAAACCTTCTGCAGCCAATACCGGGATCGGCGGACATGGTAGCCATTC includes these proteins:
- a CDS encoding acyltransferase family protein; translation: MSVFLDLLRLFAALLVLVGHAGEVYKMHLPAMLGHSAKEGVAIFFVLSGFVIAFVTQHKERDWRSFAKARALRMYSVVPLALVVMLVCYAIIVTLAPRVYGVGGHVSSGAVIGEAPGWWGMLRYLTFTNEIWFNRSLVSTGAPFWSLGFEVAYYVGFAALFYVRGHWRWALVLVWALACGPRIVLAFPLWLIGVAAWAAVQKGFAIRPVPGAVALVLIGLLAFAWRRWCAIVAMPLFEWGEPAAMAASMGYYLGLCVLTGAAIVVFSAAAGDRPIWPGRVEALVRYCAGASFTLYIAHLPVMVLIVAIWPASVGSLTRGFAATALTVMLMFCLAEIGERRKNVYQRFFSRVSMIRFSGNNNSISAID
- a CDS encoding polysaccharide pyruvyl transferase family protein, translated to MKMLRYKPAVPNFGDDLNPVLWPEIVPSLFSGEVEDGDVRAFVGIGTIVGIDPGQHRALHVFSSGAGYTGIERWQDCEVEYHCVRGPITARVLGIDAGCALTDGAILATMIDGFRPPMSGVSRRPVVVPHYETIAFPGWADAVQAAGFDLVDPRGTPENVIRALAGARLVLTESLHGAILADAFGVPWRPFAVSRNFSTAKWADWTASLELTVDVVLVPPPDPIQLFRFGKRAEPFGAMVRLDAEAAFAEFRNRIVSNAQPPFLKAQAKRVLEELPAFRRMLGYNVGRTAQALSDLAKLDPFLSNPGKRESLRDEMLVRLQALARRHGARAMLTT